Proteins from a single region of Equus asinus isolate D_3611 breed Donkey chromosome 17, EquAss-T2T_v2, whole genome shotgun sequence:
- the CABP2 gene encoding calcium-binding protein 2 translates to MALPQGPADGSLPTGDPSPADGTSGPSQALASPAATRRRALLRELEARVQAAYGQDRELRPEEIEELQAAFQEFDRDRDGYIGYRELGACMRTLGYMPTEMELIEISQKISGGKVDFEDFVELMGPKLLAETADMIGVRELRDAFREFDTNGDGCISLGELRAALKALLGERLSQREVDEILQDTDLNGDGLIDFEEFVRMMSR, encoded by the exons ATGGCCCTTCCCCAGGGCCCGGCAGATGGCAGCCTCCCCACAGGCGACCCCAGCCCCGCTGACGGCACTTCAGGGCCCAGCCAGGCCCTTGCCAGCCCAGCAGCCACCAGGCGGCGGGCACTCCTCCGGGAGCTCGAGGCCCGGGTGCAGGCGGCCTATGGGCAG GACCGGGAGCTGCGGCCAGAGGAGATCGAAG AGCTGCAGGCCGCCTTCCAGGAGTTTGACCGAGACCGGGACGGCTACATCGGCTACCGGGAGCTGGGTGCCTGCATGCGGACACTGGGCTACATGCCCACCGAGATGGAGCTCATCGAGATTTCACAGAAGATCA gtGGCGGGAAGGTGGACTTTGAAGACTTCGTGGAGCTGATGGGCCCCAAGCTGCTGGCAGAGACGGCGGACATGATCGGCGTGCGCGAGCTGCGGGATGCCTTCCGGGAG TTCGACACCAACGGGGACGGCTGCATCAGCTTAGGTGAGCTCCGGGCGGCCCTCAAGGCTCTCCTGGGGGAGCGCCTCAGCCAGCGGGAGGTGGACGAGATCCTCCAAGACACTGACCTCAAC
- the GSTP1 gene encoding glutathione S-transferase P, producing the protein MPPYTIVYFPVRGRCEAMRMLLADQGQSWKEEVVTKETWLQGPLKASCLYGQLPKFQDGDLTLYQSNAILRHLGRSLGLYGRDQREAALVDMVNDGVEDLRKRCSHLIRHDYEEGKARYVQELPGHLKPFETLLAQNQGGQAFIVGDQISFADYNLLELLLSHQVLAPGCLDSLPLLSAYVARLSARPKLKAFLASPEHVNRPVFGSRKI; encoded by the exons A TGCCGCCCTACACCATCGTCTACTTCCCCGTCCGAG GGCGCTGCGAGGCCATGCGCATGCTGCTGGCTGACCAGGGCCAGAGCTGGAAAGAGGAGGTGGTGACCAAAGAGACCTGGCTGCAGGGCCCACTCAAGGCCTCCTGT CTGTACGGGCAGCTCCCCAAGTTCCAGGACGGAGACCTCACCCTGTACCAGTCCAATGCCATCCTGCGACACCTGGGCCGCTCCCTCG GCCTCTACGGCAGAGATCAGCGGGAGGCGGCGCTGGTGGACATGGTGAACGACGGTGTGGAGGACCTCCGTAAGCGCTGTAGCCACCTCATCCGCCATGACTAT GAGGAGGGCAAGGCCCGGTATGTTCAGGAGCTGCCTGGGCACCTGAAGCCTTTTGAGACCCTGCTGGCCCAGAACCAGGGAGGCCAGGCCTTCATCGTGGGTGACCAG ATCTCCTTCGCTGACTACAACCTGCTGGAGTTGCTGCTGAGTCACCAGGTTCTGGCCCCTGGCTGCCTGGACTCTTTGCCCCTGCTCTCGGCCTACGTGGCACGCCTCAGCGCCCGGCCCAAGCTCAAGGCGTTCCTGGCCTCCCCCGAGCACGTGAACCGCCCTGTCTTTGGAAGCCGCAAGATATGA